The following coding sequences are from one Candidatus Kinetoplastibacterium galatii TCC219 window:
- the trpS gene encoding tryptophan--tRNA ligase, translated as MNNRVVTGITTSGTPHLGNYAGAIRPAIQASLEPSADSFFFLADYHALIKNQNPSRLLSSRLEIAATWLAAGLDIDRVIFYRQSDIPEVMELSWILTCVTSKGLMNRAHAYKSITTQNLTKEIDIDDGVTMGLFSYPILMAADILMFQANKVPVGHDQIQHLEMARDIAQRFNYTYKNNFFVLPEAVIDRNVATLPGLDGRKMSKSYNNTITLFDNESKTLQSSIMKIVTDSSQLNEPKNADESHIYLLYRAFSSEEESEDFKLKLKNGLAWGEAKKILYDKIEHELAPMREKYKKLIKDPEYIEKILIDGSYRARKIAKPIIEEIREIIGIRSLGKYSSSNNKKLLGIKNRKSRLLIYKDLGSKFKFRIISSDGNEIIKSDLLFNSHNEIISLLKKIKIDLIDNIKTVNFDYIEFFKMHSVDICDKCKESNNEKNGSFISMIISLLDSIKI; from the coding sequence ATGAACAATCGTGTTGTAACTGGCATCACCACATCAGGTACCCCTCACTTAGGCAATTATGCTGGGGCTATTCGTCCAGCAATACAGGCTAGTCTTGAGCCTAGTGCTGATTCGTTTTTTTTTCTTGCTGACTATCATGCTTTGATTAAGAATCAAAATCCTTCAAGATTATTGAGTTCCAGGCTAGAAATAGCAGCAACTTGGTTAGCTGCTGGCTTGGATATAGATCGTGTTATATTTTATAGACAATCAGACATACCGGAAGTAATGGAACTTTCTTGGATTTTAACTTGCGTTACTTCTAAGGGATTAATGAATAGGGCTCACGCCTATAAGTCCATTACAACTCAAAATCTTACAAAAGAAATAGATATTGATGATGGCGTTACTATGGGATTATTTTCTTATCCAATACTAATGGCCGCAGATATACTAATGTTTCAAGCAAATAAGGTTCCTGTTGGTCATGATCAGATTCAGCATTTAGAAATGGCTAGAGATATAGCACAAAGATTTAATTACACATACAAGAATAATTTTTTTGTGTTACCAGAGGCTGTTATTGATAGGAATGTGGCTACTTTACCTGGCCTTGATGGTCGTAAAATGTCTAAAAGTTACAATAATACCATTACTCTTTTTGATAATGAATCAAAGACCTTGCAATCATCTATAATGAAGATAGTTACTGATTCTAGTCAGTTAAATGAGCCTAAAAATGCTGATGAAAGCCACATATATTTACTATATCGTGCATTCTCAAGTGAAGAAGAGTCCGAAGATTTTAAATTAAAATTAAAAAATGGATTAGCTTGGGGCGAAGCAAAGAAAATTCTATATGATAAAATAGAGCATGAACTGGCTCCTATGCGAGAAAAATACAAAAAACTTATTAAAGATCCAGAATATATAGAGAAAATTTTAATTGATGGCTCTTATAGAGCTCGTAAAATAGCAAAACCTATTATTGAGGAGATAAGAGAAATAATAGGAATTAGGAGTTTAGGAAAATATTCTTCTAGTAATAATAAAAAATTACTAGGTATCAAGAATAGAAAATCTCGTCTTTTAATCTATAAAGATTTAGGAAGTAAATTTAAGTTCCGAATTATTTCAAGCGATGGTAATGAAATTATTAAATCTGATTTATTGTTCAATAGCCATAATGAAATCATATCACTTCTAAAAAAGATTAAGATAGATCTTATAGATAATATTAAAACCGTTAATTTTGACTATATTGAATTTTTTAAGATGCATTCCGTAGATATTTGTGATAAATGTAAAGAATCTAACAATGAAAAAAATGGATCCTTTATTTCAATGATTATTAGTTTGTTAGACTCTATAAAAATATAA
- the odhB gene encoding 2-oxoglutarate dehydrogenase complex dihydrolipoyllysine-residue succinyltransferase, which translates to MAIQEVVVPQLSESVSEATMLSWKKSVGAFVESGDILIEIETDKVVLEVPAPSSGVLVEIVMGDNSTVVSGELIAKIDTDAKPSVNDQKINNQVQGNNSAEEKNQHKDLKGVASPSASKILSEKGVEPSLVKGTGRDGRITKADALVYDQKMSVKTEEFTQSSLSLDGRSEQRVPMSRLRARIAERLIQSQQENAILTTFNEVNMQAVIDIRKQYKDKFEKEHGVKLGFMSFFVKAAVSALKKYPLINASIDGKDIIYHGYFDIGIAVGSPRGLVVPILRNADQLSIADIEKSIVDFGKRAADGKLGLEEMMGGTFSISNGGVFGSMLSTPIINPPQSAILGIHATKERAVVENGQIVIRPMNYLALSYDHRIIDGREAVLGLVAIKDALEDPQRLLLDL; encoded by the coding sequence ATGGCTATTCAAGAAGTAGTTGTGCCGCAGTTATCTGAGTCTGTCTCGGAAGCTACGATGTTGTCCTGGAAAAAGTCAGTTGGTGCTTTTGTAGAATCTGGTGATATTCTGATTGAAATAGAAACAGATAAAGTTGTTCTAGAAGTCCCAGCTCCTTCTTCAGGTGTTTTAGTAGAAATAGTGATGGGTGATAATAGCACAGTTGTTTCTGGCGAGTTAATCGCAAAGATAGATACCGATGCAAAGCCATCTGTTAATGATCAAAAAATAAATAACCAGGTTCAAGGTAATAATAGTGCTGAAGAAAAGAATCAGCATAAAGATTTAAAAGGGGTTGCTTCCCCATCAGCCTCAAAGATTTTATCAGAGAAAGGTGTAGAGCCTTCTTTAGTAAAAGGTACTGGAAGGGATGGTCGTATAACAAAAGCTGATGCGTTAGTATATGATCAAAAGATGTCAGTCAAAACAGAGGAATTTACGCAGTCTTCATTATCTCTGGATGGACGTTCTGAGCAACGTGTACCTATGAGCAGATTACGTGCTCGTATTGCTGAGCGTTTAATACAATCTCAACAGGAAAATGCTATTCTGACTACATTTAATGAAGTCAATATGCAAGCCGTTATAGATATTAGAAAGCAGTATAAAGATAAATTCGAGAAGGAACATGGTGTTAAGCTTGGATTCATGTCTTTCTTCGTCAAGGCTGCTGTTTCTGCATTAAAAAAATATCCTTTAATAAATGCTTCTATAGATGGTAAAGATATAATATATCATGGCTATTTTGACATAGGTATAGCTGTAGGTAGTCCTAGAGGACTTGTAGTTCCTATACTTCGTAATGCTGATCAATTATCTATTGCTGATATAGAAAAATCTATTGTTGATTTTGGAAAAAGAGCAGCAGATGGCAAGCTTGGTTTAGAAGAAATGATGGGTGGTACTTTCTCTATATCAAATGGTGGAGTATTTGGCTCTATGTTATCGACTCCTATAATTAATCCTCCTCAATCTGCTATTTTGGGTATACATGCTACTAAAGAGCGTGCTGTAGTAGAGAATGGTCAGATTGTTATTCGCCCAATGAATTATTTGGCTTTATCTTATGATCATAGAATAATAGATGGTAGGGAAGCGGTTCTAGGATTAGTTGCTATTAAGGATGCTTTAGAAGATCCTCAGCGTCTTTTATTAGATTTATAG
- the bamD gene encoding outer membrane protein assembly factor BamD, with the protein MIKKCLFNNFFKKIKFLFVLLIIIQINGCALHDHKINISIEDYSIEQLYELSKKEINKKNWEAAKYYIKKITADFNTKTVYQDALIDLIYISWKEGKLDESLSQISSFTKIYPRNPRIDYLLYIRGLINSTSDKFIFNFIGKRKISFTKDNKKILSAIKDFNELIEKFPDSKYSAHSRKYIKILNNLLSKNELNIAKYYYDNKLFLAAINHAKEIIEQPNNLYHEEASKIIEESYHIINNDHMSS; encoded by the coding sequence ATGATTAAAAAATGTTTATTTAATAATTTTTTCAAAAAAATTAAATTCTTATTTGTATTGTTAATAATAATACAAATAAACGGTTGTGCATTACATGATCATAAAATTAATATATCTATTGAGGATTATAGTATAGAGCAATTGTATGAATTGTCGAAAAAAGAAATAAATAAGAAAAATTGGGAAGCAGCAAAATATTATATAAAAAAAATAACTGCGGATTTTAATACGAAAACTGTTTATCAAGATGCGTTAATTGATCTTATATATATTAGCTGGAAAGAAGGAAAACTTGACGAATCTTTATCGCAAATTTCAAGCTTTACAAAAATATATCCAAGAAATCCAAGGATCGACTACTTACTTTATATAAGAGGACTTATAAATTCCACATCAGACAAATTTATATTTAATTTTATTGGCAAAAGAAAAATATCATTTACAAAAGACAATAAAAAAATATTATCAGCTATAAAGGACTTCAATGAACTTATAGAAAAATTTCCTGATAGTAAATATTCAGCACATTCAAGAAAATATATAAAAATACTAAATAACTTGTTATCAAAGAACGAGCTAAATATAGCAAAGTATTATTATGATAATAAACTTTTCTTAGCAGCAATAAATCATGCTAAAGAAATAATAGAACAGCCAAATAACTTATATCACGAAGAAGCTTCAAAGATCATTGAAGAATCATATCATATAATAAATAATGATCACATGAGTTCATAA
- the lpdA gene encoding dihydrolipoyl dehydrogenase encodes MSKQFDVVVIGAGPGGYIAAIRASQLGMSVACVDAWSNHLGEAAPGGTCTNVGCIPSKALLQSSEHFEQAGSHFKDHGIDIDNISLNLKKLISRKETVVKQNNEGILYLFKKNNISFFHGFGSFSGQTEGGWCIKINDSSNTDIIAKHVVIATGSSAREFPNLPFDEKLVLSNDGALRLDSVPKKLGVIGGGVIGLEMGSVWRRLGSNVTVLEAMPNFLMSADSQIAREALKVFTKQGLDIQVGVNIDSIKIIGDSVSINYKDSKDVHKELIVDKLIVSIGRLPYTDKLNYSLVGLKVDDKGFIGVDADCRTNLPNVWAIGDVVRGPMLAHKAEEEGVAVAERIAGQHGHVNFDTIPSVIYTSPEIAWVGKNEQQLKQDGRDFRVGTFPFLANGRARALGDTTGFVKVIADTKTDEVLGVHIIGPMASELISEAVTIMEFRGSAEDIARICHAHPTLSESLKEAALAVDKRSLNF; translated from the coding sequence ATGTCTAAACAATTTGATGTGGTCGTCATAGGTGCTGGTCCTGGTGGGTATATTGCGGCAATAAGAGCTTCTCAATTAGGTATGTCAGTAGCATGTGTAGATGCCTGGAGTAATCATTTAGGTGAGGCAGCTCCTGGTGGAACTTGTACAAATGTTGGGTGTATCCCTTCAAAAGCTTTGTTACAGTCCTCAGAACACTTTGAGCAAGCTGGCAGTCACTTTAAAGATCATGGTATTGATATTGATAATATATCTTTAAATCTTAAGAAATTAATTTCTCGAAAAGAAACTGTAGTTAAGCAAAATAACGAAGGTATCCTTTATTTGTTTAAGAAAAATAATATTAGTTTCTTCCATGGATTTGGATCTTTTTCTGGTCAAACAGAGGGTGGCTGGTGTATAAAGATAAATGATTCTTCTAATACAGACATTATTGCTAAGCATGTTGTGATAGCTACAGGATCTTCAGCTAGAGAATTTCCAAATCTACCTTTCGATGAAAAGTTAGTTTTATCAAATGATGGGGCTTTAAGGTTAGATAGTGTTCCTAAGAAATTAGGAGTTATTGGAGGGGGTGTCATAGGATTAGAAATGGGAAGTGTCTGGCGTAGATTGGGTTCCAATGTCACAGTGCTAGAAGCTATGCCTAATTTTTTAATGTCAGCTGATTCTCAAATAGCCAGAGAAGCCTTGAAAGTTTTTACAAAACAAGGACTAGACATTCAAGTTGGCGTTAATATAGACAGCATCAAGATTATCGGTGATTCTGTATCTATAAATTATAAAGATAGTAAAGATGTACATAAAGAATTGATAGTAGATAAACTTATAGTTTCTATTGGTCGTTTACCTTACACCGATAAATTGAATTATTCTTTAGTTGGATTAAAAGTTGATGATAAAGGTTTTATAGGAGTAGATGCTGATTGCAGGACTAATCTTCCTAATGTTTGGGCTATAGGCGACGTAGTAAGAGGTCCTATGTTAGCACATAAAGCTGAGGAAGAGGGTGTTGCTGTTGCTGAGAGAATAGCTGGACAACATGGGCATGTAAATTTTGATACTATACCTTCTGTTATATACACATCTCCTGAGATTGCATGGGTTGGTAAAAACGAACAGCAACTTAAACAAGATGGTCGTGATTTCAGAGTTGGTACTTTTCCATTTCTAGCTAATGGTAGAGCAAGAGCTTTGGGAGATACTACAGGTTTTGTTAAGGTTATTGCAGACACAAAGACTGATGAGGTTCTAGGTGTGCATATAATAGGCCCTATGGCTTCTGAGCTTATATCTGAGGCAGTGACGATAATGGAATTCAGAGGTTCTGCTGAAGATATAGCAAGAATTTGCCATGCTCATCCAACGCTTTCAGAGTCCTTGAAAGAAGCTGCCTTAGCAGTTGATAAGCGCTCTTTAAATTTTTAA
- a CDS encoding RluA family pseudouridine synthase has product MSLVDNKSFYKQIKVPEHYKKDRLDKVLASLMPQYSRERLKTWIKDNYVYVNGTEARIRQIVNPNDIICVNEQPSPESISFKPEDIEVDIIDENQDWIIVNKSHGLVTHPGSGNWNGTLLNAILYKYPELSAVPRAGIVHRLDKNTSGLMVIARNELSQTYFIRNMQARNIMRIYVAIVHGHLPSFRTINMDIGRDPVNRTKMSVTTNAIAARSAVTHCNPIRKGILNGSYKVTQVICKLETGRTHQIRVHLSSIGHPVVGDTLYGGKGILGTDRQMLHACFLSFPGLDGKEQNFFIKPSEDILNILQNINNTVSGGAGGI; this is encoded by the coding sequence ATGTCATTAGTTGATAATAAGTCATTTTACAAACAAATTAAAGTTCCAGAACACTATAAAAAAGACAGACTAGACAAGGTTCTAGCATCTTTAATGCCACAATATTCGCGAGAAAGATTAAAAACTTGGATAAAAGATAATTATGTTTATGTTAATGGAACTGAGGCAAGAATTCGCCAAATAGTGAATCCTAATGATATTATTTGTGTAAATGAACAACCTTCGCCCGAATCAATATCATTCAAGCCGGAAGATATTGAAGTTGATATTATAGACGAAAATCAGGATTGGATAATAGTAAATAAATCTCATGGATTAGTAACTCATCCTGGTTCTGGCAATTGGAATGGAACACTTTTAAATGCTATCTTGTATAAATATCCAGAATTATCAGCTGTTCCTAGGGCAGGTATAGTACACCGGTTAGATAAAAACACTTCTGGACTTATGGTTATTGCTAGGAATGAACTTTCACAAACTTATTTCATAAGAAATATGCAAGCTCGTAATATAATGAGAATATATGTAGCAATTGTACATGGACATTTACCAAGTTTTAGAACAATTAATATGGATATTGGTAGAGATCCAGTGAACAGAACAAAGATGAGTGTGACTACTAATGCAATAGCAGCTAGAAGTGCTGTGACGCATTGTAATCCTATTAGGAAAGGGATTCTGAATGGATCTTATAAAGTTACTCAGGTAATTTGTAAACTAGAAACTGGAAGGACACATCAAATAAGAGTACATTTGTCCAGTATAGGTCATCCTGTGGTAGGAGATACATTGTATGGAGGAAAGGGTATATTAGGAACAGATCGTCAAATGTTACATGCTTGTTTTTTATCTTTTCCCGGCTTGGATGGCAAAGAACAGAATTTTTTTATAAAACCATCAGAAGATATTTTAAATATTCTACAAAATATAAATAATACGGTTAGTGGTGGAGCCGGGGGGATTTGA